One genomic window of Camelina sativa cultivar DH55 chromosome 5, Cs, whole genome shotgun sequence includes the following:
- the LOC104784605 gene encoding ABC transporter B family member 4 — translation MASESGVNGDSNIVEEVSETKRESKVEGEAMKTEEKNKEEHDEKTKTVPFYKLFAFADSFDFLLMLLGTLGSIGNGLGFPIMTLLFGDLVDAFGQNQTNTTDKVSKIALKFVYLGIGTFVAAFLQLSGWMISGERQAARIRSLYLKTILRQDITFFDIDTNTGEVVGRMSGDTVLIQDAMGEKVGKAIQLVSTFVGGFVIAFIRGWLLTLVMLSSIPLLVMSGALLAIVIAKTASRGQTAYAKAAVVVEQTIGSIRTVASFTGEKQAISNYNKHLVSAYKAGVIEGGSTGLGLGTLFLVIFCSYALAVWYGGKLILEKGYTGGQVLNVIISVLTGSMSLGQASPCLSAFAAGQAAAYKMFETIERKPDIDSYSTDGKVLDDIKGDIELKDVYFTYPARPDEQIFRGFSLFVSSGSTVALVGQSGSGKSTVVSLIERFYDPQAGEVLIDGINLKEFQLRWIRSKIGLVSQEPVLFTASIKDNIAYGKEDATIEEIKAAAELANASKFVDKLPQGLDTMVGEHGTQLSGGQKQRIAVARAILKDPRILLLDEATSALDAESERVVQEALDRIMVNRTTIVVAHRLSTVRNADMIAVIHQGKIVEKGSHTELLKDSEGAYSQLIRLQEEKKSDENASDERKMSSIESFKQSSLRKSSLGRSLSKGGSSRGNSSRHSFNMFGFPAGIDPQDQDQEEATTEPKTKQKKVSIFRIAALNKPEIPVLILGSISAAANGVILPLFGILLSSVIDAFFQPPKKLKEDTSFWAVIFMVLGFASIIAYPAQTFFFGIAGCKLVQRIRSMCFEKVVHMEVGWFDEPENSSGTIGARLSADAATIRGLVGDALAQTVQNLSSILAGLIIAFLACWQLSFVVLAMLPLIALNGFLYMKFMTGFSADAKKMYGEASQVANDAVGSIRTVASFCAEDKVMKMYTKKCEGPMKTGIRQGIVSGIGFGFSFFVLFASYATSFYVGARLVDDGKTTFDAVFRVFFALTMAAMAISQSSSLSPDSSKADVAAASIFAIMDRESKIDPSVESGRVLENVKGDIELRHVSFKYPARPDVQIFQDLCLSIRAGKTVALVGESGSGKSTVIALLQRFYDPDSGEITLDGVEIKSLRLKWLRQETGLVSQEPILFNETIRANIAYGKGGDASESEIVSSAELSNAHGFISGLQQGYDTMVGERGIQLSGGQKQRVAIARAIVKDPKVLLLDEATSALDAESERVVQDALDRVMVNRTTIVVAHRLSTIKNADVIAVVKNGVIVEKGKHESLINIQDGVYASLVQLHLTAAS, via the exons ATGGCTTCAGAGAGCGGCGTAAACGGTGATTCAAATATAGTAGAAGAGGTTTCTGAAACCAAACGAGAAAGCAAAGTAGAAGGAGAAGCTatgaaaacagaggagaagaacAAGGAGGAACATGATGAGAAAACCAAGACGGTGCCGTTTTACAAGCTCTTTGCCTTTGCAGATTCCTTTGATTTCCTCTTGATGCTCCTCGGGACGCTTGGATCTATCGGAAATGGTCTTGGCTTCCCTATCATGACCTTACTGTTCGGAGACCTTGTAGATGCTTTTGGACAGAATCAGACTAATACAACCGACAAAGTCTCCAAA ATTGCTCTGAAGTTTGTATATCTTGGAATCGGTACTTTTGTTGCTGCTTTTCTCC AATTGTCTGGTTGGATGATTTCGGGAGAGAGACAAGCCGCCAGAATAAGGAGTTTGTATCTTAAAACTATCTTAAGACAAGATATCACTTTTTTCGACATCGATACAAATACAGGAGAAGTCGTTGGAAGAATGTCCGGTGACACTGTGCTTATCCAAGATGCCATGGGAGAGAAG GTGGGGAAAGCTATACAACTTGTATCAACATTTGTGGGAGGTTTTGTGATAGCTTTCATTAGAGGATGGCTTCTAACTTTGGTCATGTTATCTTCAATTCCTCTTCTTGTAATGTCTGGTGCACTTCTTGCTATCGTCATTGCTAAAACAGCTTCTCGTGGACAAACTGCTTACGCTAAAGCTGCGGTTGTAGTTGAACAAACAATTGGTTCTATACGAACG gttGCTTCGTTTACTGGAGAGAAACAAGCTATAAGCAATTACAATAAACACCTTGTCTCTGCTTATAAAGCAGGAGTCATTGAAGGTGGTTCAACTGGATTGGGACTAGGAACACTCTTTCTTGTTATCTTTTGTAGTTACGCTTTAGCGGTATGGTATGGAGGGAAGTTAATATTGGAAAAAGGGTACACAGGAGGACAAGTTCTCAATGTCATCATCTCTGTTTTAACTGGATCCAT GTCGTTAGGTCAAGCTTCGCCTTGCTTAAGCGCGTTTGCAGCTGGACAAGCCGCTGCTTATAAGATGTTTGAGACAATTGAGAGAAAGCCTGACATAGATTCTTATAGTACAGATGGTAAAGTGTTGGATGACATTAAGGGAGATATTGAGCTTAAAGATGTTTACTTCACGTATCCGGCTAGACCCGACGAGCAAATATTCCGTGGCTTTTCGCTGTTTGTCTCGAGTGGTTCAACGGTTGCTTTAGTTGGACAGAGCGGGAGCGGGAAATCTACTGTTGTGAGTCTTATTGAGAGGTTTTATGATCCACAAGCCGGTGAAGTTCTCATAGATGGGATTAACTTAAAAGAGTTTCAGCTAAGATGGATCAGAAGCAAGATTGGACTTGTGAGTCAAGAGCCAGTTTTGTTTACTGCAAGCATCAAGGACAACATTGCTTACGGCAAAGAAGATGCGACTATCGAAGAGATTAAAGCGGCTGCAGAGCTAGCAAACGCATCTAAATTTGTGGATAAGCTTCCACAAGGTTTGGATACAATGGTGGGAGAACATGGGACTCAGCTTTCAGGTggacaaaaacagagaatagCTGTGGCTAGAGCGATTTTAAAAGATCCAAGAATCTTGCTTTTGGATGAAGCTACAAGTGCACTTGATGCAGAATCTGAAAGAGTGGTTCAAGAAGCACTTGATAGAATCATGGTTAACCGGACTACAATTGTGGTTGCTCATCGGTTAAGCACGGTGAGAAACGCGGACATGATCGCGGTGATTCACCAAGGAAAGATTGTAGAGAAAG GTTCTCATACGGAACTACTAAAGGACAGCGAAGGAGCTTACTCTCAGCTGATTCGTCtacaagaagagaagaaatcagATGAGAATGCATCGGATGAGAGAAAGATGTCATCAATTGAATCATTCAAACAATCAAGTTTGAGAAAATCGTCGTTAGGCAGATCTCTAAGCAAAGGAGGATCATCCAGAGGAAACAGCAGCCGCCATTCTTTCAATATGTTTGGCTTTCCAGCAGGAATTGACCCTCAAGACCAAGATCAAGAAGAGGCTACTACAGAAcctaaaaccaaacaaaagaaagtctCAATCTTCAGAATAGCTGCTCTAAACAAACCAGAGATTCCAGTACTAATACTCGGATCAATATCAGCAGCAGCAAACGGTGTTATTCTTCCACTTTTTGGGATACTACTCTCAAGTGTAATCGACGCTTTTTTCCAACCGCCTAAAAAGCTGAAAGAAGATACAAGCTTTTGGGCAGTCATATTCATGGTTCTTGGTTTCGCATCCATCATAGCATACCCAGCACAAACCTTCTTCTTCGGTATAGCTGGATGTAAACTGGTGCAGAGAATCAGAAGTATGTGTTTTGAGAAAGTGGTTCACATGGAAGTTGGATGGTTTGACGAGCCAGAGAATTCGAGTGGAACCATAGGAGCAAGGCTATCAGCAGATGCAGCCACAATACGTGGTTTAGTTGGGGATGCTTTGGCTCAGACGGTTCAGAATCTTTCATCTATATTGGCTGGTTTGATCATTGCCTTCTTGGCTTGTTGGCAATTGTCCTTCGTCGTCCTCGCCATGCTCCCTCTTATTGCACTTAATGGATTTCTATACATGAAGTTCATGACAGGTTTCAGCGCTGATGCAAAG AAAATGTATGGAGAAGCAAGCCAAGTGGCGAATGACGCAGTTGGGAGCATTAGAACCGTTGCTTCATTCTGTGCAGAAGACAAAGTGATGAAAATGTACACAAAGAAATGTGAAGGTCCAATGAAGACAGGGATTCGTCAAGGCATAGTCAGTGGTATTGGTTTCggcttctctttctttgtccTCTTCGCTTCTTACGCTACCAGTTTCTACGTTGGAGCTCGCCTTGTCGATGACGGCAAAACAACATTCGACGCTGTCTTCAGG GTGTTCTTTGCTTTGACAATGGCGGCAATGGCGATATCTCAATCGAGTTCGTTATCTCCTGATTCAAGCAAAGCAGATGTAGCTGCCGCTTCGATATTCGCAATCATGGACAGAGAATCAAAGATTGACCCGAGTGTTGAGTCAGGAAGAGTGTTGGAAAATGTTAAAGGAGACATTGAGCTTCGTCATGTTAGTTTCAAATACCCAGCAAGACCAGATGTTCAAATCTTCCAAGATCTTTGTTTAAGCATTCGAGCCGGAAAG ACAGTTGCTTTGGTCGGAGAAAGCGGGAGCGGGAAATCAACGGTGATAGCATTGTTGCAGAGGTTTTACGATCCAGATTCAGGTGAGATCACTCTCGACGGTGTAGAGATCAAGAGCCTGCGATTGAAATGGTTAAGACAGGAGACGGGACTTGTGAGCCAAGAACCAATCTTGTTCAACGAGACAATTAGAGCCAACATTGCTTACGGCAAAGGAGGAGACGCGAGTGAATCCGAAATCGTATCTTCAGCTGAATTATCAAACGCCCATGGTTTCATCAGTGGTCTTCAACAG GGTTACGATACGATGGTGGGAGAAAGAGGAATTCAATTATCAGGTGGGCAGAAGCAACGAGTAGCTATAGCTAGAGCCATCGTCAAGGATCCAAAGGTATTGCTACTCGACGAAGCGACGAGTGCTCTTGACGCCGAGTCTGAACGAGTGGTCCAAGACGCTCTTGACCGGGTTATGGTAAACCGAACCACAATTGTGGTAGCTCACCGGTTATCGACGATTAAAAATGCTGACGTAATTGCCGTCGTTAAGAACGGCGTTATCGTTGAGAAAGGAAAACACGAGAGTTTGATTAATATCCAAGACGGCGTTTATGCTTCGTTAGTTCAGCTTCATCTCACTGCAGCTTCttaa
- the LOC104784606 gene encoding auxin-responsive protein IAA20-like, producing MGRGRSSSSSSIESTSKSNPFGGSSSTRNLSTDLRLGLSFGTSSGTQYFNGGYGYSVAAPAAEEAVYAAAVEEEEENECNSVGSFYVKVNMEGVPIGRKIDLMSLNGYHDLIRTLDFMFNASILWAEEEEMCSDKSHVLTYADKEGDWMMVGDVPWEMFLSTVRRLKISRAYHY from the exons ATGGGAAGAGGGAGAAGTTCGTCTTCTTCGTCGATAGAGAGTACCAGCAAGAGCAACCCATTCGGTGGCTCGTCAAGTACTCGGAACCTAAGCACGGATCTGAGGCTCGGACTCAGCTTCGGTACGTCTTCAGGGACGCAATATTTCAACGGTGGCTATGGGTACTCCGTTGCAGCTCCGGCGGCAGAGGAGGCGGTATATGCtgcggcggtggaggaggaagaagagaacgaGTGCAACAGTGTGGGGAGCTTCTACGTAAAGGTGAACATGGAGGGAGTTCCCATTGGAAGAAAGATCGATCTAATGTCTCTTAATGGCTACCACGACTTGATCAGAACCCTAGATTTCATGTTCAACGCCTCCATTCTCT gggctgaagaagaagaaatgtgcAGCGACAAGAGTCACGTGCTAACGTACGCCGATAAGGAAGGCGACTGGATGATGGTTGGGGACGTTCCTTGGGA GATGTTCTTGTCTACTGTGAGAAGACTGAAGATTTCAAGAGCTTACCACTActga